ACAGATTGAGTTTTGCCTGACGGCAAATTCCGTCTATGTCATTTTCTTTCAGGGCAATTTCCAATAATATCGCTTCCCAGGCGCTTACCGTTCCCGGATGTTTTTCTTTAGTTGCAATTTTTATGCCTTCCTCAATCAAATCTTTTGCCCTCGAAAAATCTTTTTCCGCAATACATTGATAAACCAGTATTTTTCGAATTTTACTAAACTTCAGATTGTCCAGTATTAATTCCTCTGCGGCCTTTTCCATGCCAAGGGTTTGTAGTGCAGCCAAACCATTCACGATCATTAATTCCTTTTGATAGTTATACGTCGAGTCCGGTTCTAAATCCTTAATAGAATCTGCCATTTTTCTAGAAAATATTTCATACTCTTCCGCAGATGAAATGGTCTTAGCCAACAGGTTCCAGATTTCACCCCCCGCATCAAAATCGTAAATGTGTTTATCATCCAGCGCTGTCAGCAAGTGTTCAAACAATTTCAATTTTCTATTATCGTCCACGGCACCGGCTTCCAACAGCCCGTGAATGGTATTTAATGCCATAGCGATGGTATTCGACAAATAACCATAAGAATCATCTGAGTTATGCAAAAAACCATTGACCTGCACCACAATTTCCACACAGAGATTCAATAACTCATCTGTTTTTCCTGCAGCCGACAGCGTTTGAATCATCCGCTCAAAATGCTGGGAGGTTTCGGACAGGGCATGCCATTTCAGCATACCGTATCTTTTGTCTGTTTGGCTTCTCAAATATATGGCCACTATTTTCCGGTAGTTATTAGGTTTATCCTGCTTTGTCCCGGAAAGAAATAACCTGATTTTCATTTCGAGGTCGGAATCCTGATCTACCAAAGTCTGAACCAGCTTTACGAGTTCTTCCTTTTTTGCTTGGCGGATGAGGTTGTTGACAAGCTCCGATTTGGATGATTTTTTTGGCATGGACATCGGTTTAAATCTCAGCAATGAATCATACCTACTTTTGAAGGTAATGTTCAATGATTGATCAGGATTTTTTATTAAAGCTATTTTATTTGATCTTCAAAATCAAATGCCATCATCAACTCAACTAAATGTTGCTCAGCTTTTGTTATAGCATCAGCCGAACCAACTGTTCCTTGCACATGACCTGAGCACGAAGGTGTGACAAATATTTTGGCTTTGGCTGTTTCATCTATTCTTGGAATGGCGGCTGGTCTATCGACGTCTTCACGTAATTCTCCCCGAATGGCATAGGCAATTTGATTGGCGTTATCGCTGATGGCAATCGCTAGGGTTTCCATTAAACTGAAAGTACGAGCTTGATTACTCGTAATTCGCCAGTTGACCAATGCATGAGCTAAGGCAGGAATAATTTCTATACGTTTTTCTTTGGGTAAAATCAAACAATTGCCAAAAACATTTTTTCCTTCGACCCAGCCAGATTCTTTAAGTTTTGTTTCAATTTCTGGAAATAATTCAGGTTCCAAACGATTGGTTGATACACTGAATAAAGTCCTTAAATCAATGGCAACATCATATACGAATAAGCCTGTAGCACGAGTCTGACCACTTGGATTGTAGTATTTTGGACCTAAACTTCTGTTATTAGAGACTAACCACTCATTAAGTTCATCCTGGGGGATTTCAACGCGATTATTTTTGTCATCCAATTGGTAAACTTTTACCGTATGATTTTCAGGTTTTGAAGATCGATCAAAAACAACAGCTTCTGCATCCTTTTCATTTTCCAGCCCTCCAAGTAATGGGTGTAGAGGTCGCATTGCTGAAATAGACATTGGACTTCTTCTTTTCACAGTCATGCTGTCTTTTTCTGCTTTCATGTAACCGCCTAACAATTGATCAGGAAAAGTAGGGTCACAAGGAGAATGTGGCTCTAGCATTTTGGCTTTTTTATCTTTATCAATTTCCCAATTGAAGGTAATTGCTGCGAAAGGTACATTTAGCTCGTCTGATAAGGCTTCAATTATTGAACGTTTAACTTGTTGCCCACTTGAATAAGCCATTTGACGACCGAATTGGGGATCTCGATATGATTTTTGTCCATTTTGTACACCAAAAACAGTATGTTCAGCATGGCGTAAAGCTCTTAAATAAATATATGGTTTCATGTTTTAAATTTATAAAGATGATTAAATTGATTTTTTGAATTGGTACTCAAAGCGGATAAGGGTAACGAAAAGCGGAAAAAGGTCTGGCGGTAATTCGATAACAGTATCTTTTACCTTTTTGAAGATTTCCGCGCCTTCTTTATACTTTTCCATCAAATCCGTTAATTTTTCAATAAACTCTTTGAGCGATTTTGAAGATTTTACATCTTCACTTAATCGGTTTTGAGTGGATTTTCCACGTCCTGCCTCGGAATGTTGAGATTGTCCCTCAAAGTCAATTAAGGCTTGTGCTACTTGTTCCGCCAAGGCATTTAGTTCTTTTTTGTTATTTAACATGGCTGTTATCCAAATTTTATAGATTTTAAAATTGATTACTTCATTTTC
This sequence is a window from Lewinellaceae bacterium. Protein-coding genes within it:
- a CDS encoding CRISPR-associated protein Cas7; amino-acid sequence: MKPYIYLRALRHAEHTVFGVQNGQKSYRDPQFGRQMAYSSGQQVKRSIIEALSDELNVPFAAITFNWEIDKDKKAKMLEPHSPCDPTFPDQLLGGYMKAEKDSMTVKRRSPMSISAMRPLHPLLGGLENEKDAEAVVFDRSSKPENHTVKVYQLDDKNNRVEIPQDELNEWLVSNNRSLGPKYYNPSGQTRATGLFVYDVAIDLRTLFSVSTNRLEPELFPEIETKLKESGWVEGKNVFGNCLILPKEKRIEIIPALAHALVNWRITSNQARTFSLMETLAIAISDNANQIAYAIRGELREDVDRPAAIPRIDETAKAKIFVTPSCSGHVQGTVGSADAITKAEQHLVELMMAFDFEDQIK